A genome region from Helicobacter sp. 11S03491-1 includes the following:
- the tpx gene encoding thiol peroxidase translates to MAVKFKGNIVKLVGKELHISDDAPVVMLVGKDLSTIEIGGTQDKYQIINVVPSLDTGVCATQTRKFNQEAASLKNARVFVVSMDLPFAQGRFCSAEGIDNICVASDFRKKEFGKSYGVLLGDSPLEGLLSRAVFVVNPQGKIIYKEICEEITNEPDYQAPLRVIQ, encoded by the coding sequence ATGGCAGTAAAATTTAAAGGTAATATTGTGAAGCTTGTCGGAAAAGAACTCCATATAAGTGATGATGCTCCGGTTGTGATGCTTGTAGGTAAAGATTTGAGTACTATTGAAATAGGGGGCACGCAAGATAAATACCAAATCATCAATGTTGTTCCCAGTTTGGACACAGGAGTATGCGCTACACAAACAAGAAAATTCAATCAAGAAGCAGCTTCATTAAAGAATGCTCGTGTATTTGTTGTTTCTATGGATCTTCCGTTTGCGCAAGGAAGATTTTGTTCTGCAGAAGGGATTGATAATATTTGTGTAGCCAGTGATTTTAGGAAAAAAGAATTTGGCAAAAGCTATGGCGTTTTACTCGGAGATAGTCCCCTTGAAGGATTACTTAGCCGTGCTGTATTTGTTGTAAATCCTCAAGGAAAAATTATTTATAAAGAAATTTGTGAAGAGATCACAAATGAACCTGATTATCAAGCGCCTTTAAGGGTAATTCAATAA